In Helianthus annuus cultivar XRQ/B chromosome 9, HanXRQr2.0-SUNRISE, whole genome shotgun sequence, the following are encoded in one genomic region:
- the LOC110879040 gene encoding protein GLUTAMINE DUMPER 6 produces MTPSTHNTTATAAAATGIRWNSPIPYLFGGLALMLTLIACALIILVCSHKKPYSSSNSSENGAGDQEKASEPEFRVELLPEMEPKIVIVMPGDINPTYLAKPAPPTSAGDQV; encoded by the coding sequence ATGACACCATCAACACACAACACCACCGCCACAGCCGCAGCCGCCACCGGAATCCGGTGGAACTCTCCGATACCCTACTTGTTCGGAGGTCTTGCTTTGATGCTAACCCTAATAGCATGTGCATTAATCATCTTAGTATGCTCACACAAAAAACCCTATTCTTCTTCAAACTCATCGGAAAACGGTGCTGGTGATCAAGAAAAGGCGTCTGAGCCAGAGTTTCGGGTGGAGTTATTGCCCGAAATGGAGCCGAAGATCGTAATAGTCATGCCCGGAGACATCAACCCTACTTATCTTGCTAAACCTGCCCCACCCACCAGCGCCGGTGATCAAGTTTGA
- the LOC110876530 gene encoding pollen-specific protein SF21-like has translation HCYGGDLSLSFIFRDIKEIRRIWIDVNRFRVEKLNSRFSLISYSLVHRFSHLSKSLCYVFLSVEQNSPELVAADKYIKAWFSDVYGSNGGCLYSYTIFAFSIKYSKRVSGLILVSPICRAASWNERFYNKLMSKLLQYCGMCDMLKELLIHRYFSKAVCGSLKVPESEIVRACRKIEKLKLVIKEFFKEKDEEKERLNGINVGFFVVNEKDKGG, from the exons CATTGCTATGGAGGTGATCTAAG CCTTTCTTTTATTTTCAGGGATATAAAGGAGATAAGGAGAATTTGGATAGATGTGAACAG GTTCCGCGTTGAGAAGCTAAACTCAAGGTTTTCTCTTATAAGTTACAGTTTAGTACACAG GTTTTCACATCTTAGTAAGAGCCTATGCTATGTGTTTTTGTCAGTAGAACAGAACAG CCCAGAGCTTGTTGCTGCAGACAAGTATATAAAG GCTTGGTTCAGTGATGTGTATGGGAGCAATGGTGGGTGCCTATATTCTTACACTATTTTCGCCTTTTCG ataaaataTAGTAAAAGGGTAAGTGGTTTGATACTTGTTTCCCCTATATGCAGAGCAGCTTCTTGGAATGAACGGTTTTACAATAAG TTGATGTCGAAATTGCTTCAATATTGCGGTATGTGTGACATGTTAAAGGAGTTATTGATTCACAGATACTTCAGTAAG GCGGTCTGTGGTAGTCTAAAAGTCCCAGAATCAGAAATCGTTCGAGCATGCAGGAAG aTTGAAAAGTTGAAATTGGTTATCAAGGAGTTCTTTAAGGAAaaggatgaagaaaaagaaagattaaATGGAATTAATGTTGGGTTCTTTGTTGTAAATGAAAAAGATAAAGGTGGATAA